Proteins from one Mesorhizobium sp. M9A.F.Ca.ET.002.03.1.2 genomic window:
- a CDS encoding substrate-binding domain-containing protein, producing MKRRDMLKLAAVGAALLTTTALLTSGNAYAQDKKWKIGFSQVTTIEPWRAQFNKDILAEAAKHPDVELIVTDGEDKTEKQVADVENLIRQEVDALLVSPKESAGLTGVVQQAIDAKIPVFVLDRNVETKDYTQFVGGDNKLIGRAAGEYAVELLGGKGKAAGNVVEIWGGMGTQPAHDRHDGFHEFTDKEPGIKYLLDQQSGDWKQDQAYNIMATALRNNETIDLVYGHNDPMAYGAYLAAKDVGREKDIKFIGIDGLPNEGVTLVNNGELTATFTYVTPGAEGLRQAIKFLNGEQVEKTITLPTEKITKENAAQILKDNGL from the coding sequence ATGAAACGACGTGACATGTTGAAGCTTGCCGCTGTCGGCGCGGCACTGCTGACCACGACCGCCCTTTTGACCAGCGGCAACGCCTACGCGCAGGACAAGAAGTGGAAGATCGGCTTCTCCCAGGTGACGACCATCGAGCCGTGGCGCGCCCAGTTCAACAAGGACATCCTGGCTGAGGCCGCCAAGCATCCCGACGTCGAGTTGATCGTCACCGACGGTGAGGACAAGACCGAAAAGCAGGTCGCCGATGTCGAGAACCTGATCCGTCAGGAAGTCGACGCGCTGCTGGTGTCACCGAAGGAATCCGCCGGCCTGACCGGCGTCGTGCAGCAGGCGATCGATGCCAAGATCCCGGTTTTCGTGCTCGACCGCAATGTCGAAACCAAGGATTACACCCAGTTCGTTGGCGGCGACAACAAGCTGATCGGCCGGGCTGCCGGCGAATATGCCGTCGAGCTGCTCGGCGGCAAGGGCAAGGCCGCCGGCAACGTCGTCGAGATCTGGGGCGGCATGGGCACCCAGCCGGCACATGACCGCCATGACGGCTTCCATGAATTCACCGACAAGGAGCCGGGCATAAAATACCTGCTCGACCAGCAGTCGGGCGACTGGAAGCAGGACCAGGCCTACAACATCATGGCCACGGCCCTGCGCAACAACGAGACCATCGATCTCGTCTACGGTCACAACGACCCGATGGCCTACGGCGCCTATCTTGCCGCCAAGGATGTCGGGCGCGAAAAGGACATCAAGTTCATCGGCATCGACGGCCTGCCCAATGAAGGCGTGACGCTGGTCAACAATGGCGAGCTGACGGCGACCTTCACCTATGTGACGCCGGGCGCCGAAGGGCTGCGGCAGGCGATCAAGTTCCTGAACGGCGAGCAGGTCGAAAAGACCATCACTTTGCCAACTGAGAAGATCACCAAGGAAAACGCCGCTCAGATCCTGAAGGACAACGGGCTCTGA